A part of Halobaculum sp. MBLA0143 genomic DNA contains:
- a CDS encoding UPF0146 family protein, which produces MCSDRRRRVADSLSDYDSVCEVGVGRRPGVARLLAERGVSVAATDVVPRSVPDEVSFYRDDVVAAAGRARRGEGPGAPYRVAAVYALSCPPELHRPLATVADAVDADCQFTTLGGDPPTVPVDRTPLAGGETLYTVQSP; this is translated from the coding sequence GTGTGCAGTGACCGTCGTCGCCGCGTCGCAGACTCTCTGTCCGACTACGACTCCGTCTGTGAGGTGGGGGTCGGCCGCCGACCCGGCGTCGCGCGACTGCTGGCCGAGCGCGGCGTGAGCGTCGCCGCTACCGACGTAGTCCCGCGGTCCGTTCCCGACGAGGTGTCGTTCTACCGCGACGACGTGGTCGCGGCCGCCGGCCGCGCCCGCCGTGGCGAAGGGCCGGGGGCACCGTACCGCGTCGCGGCCGTCTACGCGCTGTCGTGTCCCCCGGAGCTACACCGTCCGCTGGCGACCGTCGCGGACGCCGTCGACGCCGACTGCCAGTTCACCACGCTCGGCGGCGACCCCCCGACCGTCCCGGTCGACCGGACCCCGCTCGCGGGCGGAGAGACCCTGTACACCGTCCAATCGCCGTGA
- a CDS encoding aminotransferase class I/II-fold pyridoxal phosphate-dependent enzyme codes for MEIEPFALERWFDEHEHDADIMLAESGIRSLPADRFDLDPGKLGYVIPTDGDPEFRAEIAARYGRGPDEIAFTVGTQEANFLTFLATLSSPAPPGGDGPGTGTDAVVVTPTYQALYSVPDAIGDAMSVPLEPPTWELSVDRVAEAVDDDTAVIVLNNPNNPTGRYHDEGRVRALYDLAAEHDAYLLCDEVYRGLADDPLPPVASLGDHGISTTSLTKAYGLAGARFGWLAGSPGVVDAAVRWKDYTTISPSLFGQHVAEQALGDREGDILSENRALAREHHDIVADWIADHDLDWHDPVGVNAFLTVPDGFDGSRAFCRAVVEEASVVLAPGDAFGCDDYFRLGFGHETEQLEEGLARVGEVIESRR; via the coding sequence ATGGAAATCGAGCCGTTCGCCCTCGAACGCTGGTTCGACGAACACGAACACGACGCCGACATCATGCTCGCGGAGTCGGGCATCCGATCGCTGCCCGCCGACCGCTTCGATCTCGACCCGGGGAAGCTCGGGTACGTCATCCCGACGGACGGCGACCCGGAGTTCCGCGCCGAGATCGCGGCGCGCTACGGCCGCGGTCCCGACGAGATCGCGTTCACCGTCGGCACCCAGGAGGCGAACTTCCTGACGTTCCTCGCGACGCTGTCTTCGCCCGCGCCACCGGGGGGCGACGGCCCCGGGACCGGCACGGACGCCGTCGTCGTCACGCCGACGTACCAGGCGCTGTACAGCGTCCCGGACGCCATCGGCGACGCCATGAGCGTCCCCCTCGAACCGCCGACGTGGGAACTGTCTGTCGACCGCGTCGCCGAGGCCGTCGACGACGACACCGCGGTGATCGTCCTCAACAACCCCAACAACCCTACCGGTCGCTACCACGACGAGGGTCGGGTCCGGGCGCTGTACGACCTCGCGGCCGAACACGACGCCTACCTCCTGTGTGACGAGGTGTACCGCGGGCTCGCCGACGACCCGCTCCCGCCGGTTGCGAGCCTCGGCGACCACGGGATCTCGACCACCAGTCTGACGAAGGCGTACGGACTCGCCGGCGCCCGCTTCGGCTGGCTCGCCGGCTCGCCCGGAGTCGTCGACGCCGCCGTCCGGTGGAAAGACTACACCACGATCTCCCCGTCGTTGTTCGGCCAACACGTCGCCGAGCAGGCCCTCGGCGATCGAGAGGGCGACATCCTCTCGGAGAACCGTGCGTTGGCCCGCGAACACCACGACATCGTCGCCGACTGGATCGCAGACCACGACTTGGACTGGCACGACCCGGTCGGCGTCAACGCCTTCCTGACGGTTCCCGACGGGTTCGACGGCTCCCGCGCGTTCTGCCGGGCGGTCGTCGAAGAGGCGTCCGTCGTGCTCGCGCCCGGCGACGCCTTCGGCTGCGACGACTACTTCCGGCTCGGCTTCGGCCACGAGACCGAGCAGCTAGAGGAGGGGCTGGCGCGCGTGGGCGAGGTGATCGAGTCGCGGCGGTGA
- a CDS encoding winged helix-turn-helix transcriptional regulator, producing the protein MAESDEETLDDLPPSAKLVFKVLEYNGSLTQKGIVEESMLSARTVRYALERLENIGVVDEDVYFADARQNLYQLTDDGVDSVPGDSHPHGKESEQEA; encoded by the coding sequence ATGGCCGAATCCGACGAGGAGACACTCGACGACCTGCCGCCGAGTGCGAAGCTCGTGTTCAAGGTACTGGAGTACAACGGCTCGCTGACACAGAAAGGAATCGTCGAGGAGTCGATGCTGTCGGCGCGGACGGTGCGGTACGCGCTGGAACGGCTGGAGAACATCGGTGTCGTCGACGAGGACGTCTACTTCGCCGACGCTCGCCAGAACCTGTACCAGCTGACCGACGACGGCGTCGACAGCGTCCCGGGCGACTCCCACCCCCACGGGAAGGAGTCGGAACAGGAGGCGTAA
- a CDS encoding archaemetzincin family Zn-dependent metalloprotease, which yields MLVDIVPVGEVPPQVKREASSALRNIYDYEVTVHDEQRVPEGAYDRSRDQYRAEQFIELVSRVGGGEKNIGVTAQDLYYRRRNYVFGLAYLNGDGSVISTHRLQTPSDGGISTKPASEVFTDRVRKEIVHEIGHTLGLEHCDDNRCVMSFSPTVREVDRKEETFCGTCSREVR from the coding sequence ATGCTCGTCGACATCGTGCCCGTCGGGGAGGTCCCCCCGCAGGTCAAGCGGGAGGCGTCGTCTGCCCTCCGCAACATCTACGACTACGAGGTGACCGTACACGACGAGCAGCGTGTGCCCGAGGGTGCGTACGACCGGAGCCGCGATCAGTACCGCGCCGAGCAGTTCATCGAACTCGTCTCCCGGGTCGGTGGCGGCGAGAAGAACATCGGGGTGACTGCACAGGACCTCTACTACCGCCGCCGCAACTACGTGTTCGGGCTGGCGTACCTCAACGGCGACGGCTCCGTCATCTCCACCCACCGTCTCCAGACTCCGTCCGACGGCGGTATTTCCACCAAGCCCGCCAGCGAGGTGTTCACGGACCGCGTCCGCAAGGAGATCGTCCACGAGATCGGCCACACTCTCGGGCTGGAGCACTGCGACGACAACCGCTGTGTGATGAGCTTCTCCCCGACCGTGCGCGAGGTCGACCGGAAAGAAGAGACGTTCTGCGGGACGTGTTCGCGGGAAGTGCGGTGA
- a CDS encoding DUF1828 domain-containing protein: MNCDRLITALAGRLEEATIAQSDGNECKLTVPFERVDHDAISLWVRSTDGGYHITDQGETYGMLYLSNVTLDQERRKRRLNSIRERYDLESAKYEISLYANDNDLGQRLLDAIQAVQSISHLLFTRQKYTQSDFQSDVGEYLSSEGYSYNTNSKVTGASDDHRVDFEVTAERRALVETLHAENVSTVRNMAQRTAFKWIDLRTADPQLTLVSVVDDESGEYDARAERILDQYSDELVTWSGRARLSDVLGNPDTQAGAD; the protein is encoded by the coding sequence ATGAACTGTGACCGCCTGATCACGGCGCTCGCCGGGAGGCTCGAAGAGGCAACGATCGCACAGAGTGATGGGAACGAGTGCAAGCTCACCGTTCCATTCGAGCGAGTCGATCACGACGCTATCTCGCTGTGGGTCCGGTCGACCGATGGGGGATACCACATCACGGACCAAGGAGAGACGTACGGAATGCTCTACCTCTCTAACGTCACACTCGATCAAGAGCGGCGGAAACGCCGACTCAACAGCATCAGAGAGCGCTACGATCTGGAGAGTGCCAAGTACGAGATCAGTCTCTACGCAAACGACAACGACCTTGGACAACGGCTGTTGGACGCGATTCAGGCAGTACAGTCGATCTCACACCTCCTGTTCACTCGCCAGAAGTACACACAGTCGGACTTCCAGAGTGATGTCGGCGAGTACCTGTCGTCCGAAGGGTACAGCTACAACACGAACTCCAAAGTCACCGGTGCGAGCGACGACCACCGGGTCGACTTCGAGGTGACGGCCGAGCGTCGGGCACTCGTCGAGACGCTCCACGCCGAGAACGTCTCTACGGTCCGGAACATGGCCCAGCGGACTGCGTTCAAGTGGATCGACCTGCGCACGGCAGACCCACAGTTGACGCTCGTCTCCGTCGTTGACGACGAGTCCGGTGAGTACGACGCTCGTGCAGAGCGGATTCTCGACCAGTACTCCGACGAGCTCGTCACTTGGTCTGGACGTGCCCGGCTGTCGGACGTGCTCGGCAACCCCGACACCCAGGCAGGCGCAGACTGA
- a CDS encoding DUF402 domain-containing protein yields the protein MTEAAGDATEPRRVKVRGIYTTAITRLLGEAGHDVTQASPPIRRRFDREFPVAPFDALIETGPDRQGVAVHGTPTAVDELRSTLTVAVDTLAWRDPVPQHAVYHGQVTETLGGGAVVDLGVDAPGGHDATGYLPYGETDDHVTVDDTLIVQVTAATAPWGDDRPELTTQLSAPGGLGRLVAGRSDTRVRGGDEAAARELAGMTDLLDTSTPDGWGVEWNRDASEAGLDALEASLDRASETAGEIETATETPPAAPATLSTPTVTDWVWFGRASRFALDDHRRAVTSTMPGHHRTKAASRAASGGVDLAEALCSFDETDDDEFPFTVVTDQYGPTVGDRIGIDHGKPDGRLVSLGRGEVTDKESDGTVALERAMSAGGTYDALDVPREQGDVAVTKFREGRWWYPTVYRSADGERKGTYVNVCTPVEVFPDGVRYVDLHVDVVRGSDGVVRRVDDAELDEAVAAGHLREQTADRARAVAASVERALE from the coding sequence GTGACCGAAGCCGCCGGTGACGCGACGGAGCCGCGCCGGGTGAAGGTTCGCGGCATCTACACGACCGCGATCACTCGGCTGTTGGGCGAGGCGGGTCACGACGTGACACAGGCGTCGCCGCCGATCCGGCGGCGGTTCGACCGGGAGTTCCCGGTCGCGCCGTTCGACGCCCTGATCGAGACCGGGCCGGACCGCCAGGGCGTCGCCGTCCACGGGACGCCGACGGCCGTCGACGAACTCCGATCGACGCTGACCGTCGCCGTCGACACGTTGGCCTGGCGCGACCCGGTCCCGCAGCACGCGGTGTACCACGGCCAGGTGACGGAGACGCTGGGCGGTGGCGCCGTCGTCGATCTCGGCGTCGACGCCCCCGGCGGTCACGACGCGACGGGCTACCTCCCGTACGGCGAGACGGACGACCACGTCACCGTCGACGACACGTTGATCGTCCAGGTGACTGCGGCGACCGCGCCGTGGGGGGACGACCGCCCGGAGCTGACGACACAGCTGTCGGCGCCGGGCGGGCTGGGGCGACTCGTCGCCGGCCGGTCGGACACCCGCGTCCGCGGCGGCGACGAGGCCGCCGCCAGGGAGCTCGCCGGGATGACGGACCTGCTCGACACGTCGACGCCGGACGGCTGGGGGGTCGAGTGGAACCGCGACGCGTCCGAGGCGGGGCTGGACGCGCTGGAGGCGAGTCTCGACCGGGCGAGCGAGACGGCGGGAGAGATCGAGACGGCGACGGAGACACCGCCGGCGGCGCCGGCGACGCTCTCGACTCCGACCGTGACGGACTGGGTGTGGTTCGGTCGGGCGTCTCGGTTCGCGCTGGACGACCACCGCCGGGCGGTGACGAGCACGATGCCGGGCCACCACCGGACGAAGGCGGCCTCGCGGGCGGCCAGCGGCGGCGTCGACCTGGCGGAGGCGTTGTGTTCGTTCGACGAGACGGACGACGACGAGTTCCCGTTCACCGTCGTGACCGACCAGTACGGTCCGACGGTCGGCGACCGAATCGGGATCGACCACGGGAAGCCGGACGGGCGGCTCGTGTCGCTGGGGCGCGGCGAGGTGACCGACAAGGAGTCGGACGGGACGGTCGCGCTCGAACGCGCGATGTCCGCCGGCGGCACGTACGACGCCTTGGACGTGCCCCGCGAGCAGGGGGACGTGGCCGTGACGAAGTTCCGCGAGGGACGGTGGTGGTACCCGACGGTGTACCGGAGCGCGGACGGCGAGCGGAAGGGGACGTACGTCAACGTCTGTACGCCCGTCGAGGTGTTCCCGGACGGGGTGCGTTACGTCGACCTCCACGTCGACGTGGTGCGTGGTTCGGACGGCGTCGTCAGACGGGTCGACGACGCGGAGTTAGACGAGGCAGTCGCCGCCGGACACCTCCGAGAACAGACCGCAGACCGAGCACGGGCGGTCGCCGCGAGCGTCGAACGAGCACTGGAGTGA
- a CDS encoding archaeosine biosynthesis radical SAM protein RaSEA, translated as MSQSEPTPEVYEQDRGMDAHNEVMREIRAEKDASYDPHEPTRVWLDEDNTPDGVVQSLTIILNTGGCRWARAGGCTMCGYVAESVEGGSVTHDALMDQIQVCLDHEREEADEPAELIKIYTSGSFLDEREVSAETRRAIASEFADRERIVVESLPDFVAADKLRDFTDRGIATDVAVGLETATDRVRHDCVNKYFDFADFETACTTVRTVDADPDTADAGVKAYLLMKPPFLSEAEAVEDMVSSVRRCGAVDGCHTVSMNPCNVQRYTMVDELHFRGGYRPPWLWSVAAVLERTTDTDAIVVSDPVGHGSDRGAHNCGECDDRVQKAIKDFNLRQDPSVFDQVSCDCERTWELVCEEGSSYAQPIVD; from the coding sequence ATGAGTCAGTCGGAGCCGACACCCGAGGTGTACGAACAGGACCGCGGGATGGACGCCCACAACGAGGTGATGCGGGAGATTCGCGCCGAGAAGGACGCCAGCTACGACCCACACGAGCCCACCCGAGTGTGGCTCGACGAGGACAACACCCCGGACGGCGTGGTCCAGTCGCTGACGATCATCCTCAACACCGGCGGCTGTCGGTGGGCTCGCGCCGGCGGCTGTACGATGTGTGGCTACGTCGCCGAGAGCGTAGAGGGTGGATCGGTCACCCACGACGCGTTGATGGACCAGATCCAGGTCTGTCTCGACCACGAGCGCGAGGAGGCCGACGAGCCCGCGGAGCTGATCAAGATCTACACCTCCGGGTCGTTCTTGGACGAACGCGAGGTGAGCGCCGAGACCCGCCGCGCCATCGCCTCCGAGTTCGCCGACCGCGAACGGATCGTCGTGGAGTCGTTGCCGGACTTCGTCGCCGCCGACAAGCTCCGCGACTTCACCGACCGCGGAATCGCGACCGACGTGGCCGTCGGGCTGGAGACCGCCACCGACCGCGTCCGCCACGACTGTGTCAACAAGTACTTCGACTTCGCCGACTTCGAGACCGCCTGTACGACGGTCCGGACAGTCGACGCCGACCCCGACACCGCCGACGCCGGCGTGAAGGCGTACCTCCTCATGAAGCCGCCGTTCCTCTCGGAGGCGGAGGCCGTAGAGGACATGGTGTCGTCCGTCCGTCGGTGTGGCGCCGTCGACGGCTGTCACACGGTGTCGATGAACCCCTGTAACGTCCAGCGCTACACGATGGTCGACGAACTCCACTTCCGGGGGGGCTACCGCCCGCCGTGGCTCTGGTCGGTCGCGGCCGTTCTGGAGCGGACGACGGACACGGACGCCATCGTCGTCTCCGACCCCGTCGGCCACGGCTCCGACCGCGGCGCCCACAACTGCGGCGAGTGTGACGACCGCGTCCAGAAGGCGATCAAGGACTTCAACCTCCGCCAGGACCCGAGCGTGTTCGACCAGGTGTCGTGTGACTGCGAGCGCACCTGGGAGCTGGTGTGTGAGGAAGGGAGCAGCTACGCGCAGCCGATCGTGGACTGA
- a CDS encoding DNA-directed RNA polymerase subunit B'', with protein sequence MDRETRRTVSREYFTQERLAEHHFRSFNSFLGRGMQEVVDEKETIDTDIGDKEGQEPVYVELGDVRVTTPRVREADGSEELLFPQEARLRNITYAAPVFMEMSIVRGGEEEPETVVNETETKVGRMPIMVGSQNCNIADFDDDELVEIGEDPVDPGGYFIVNGSERVLMTSEDLAPNKILAEYDSKYGDEIQVAKTFSQRRGYRALVLCERNREGLLEVSFPSVSGSVNFVTLVRALGLESDEEIVHRVSDDPEIVKFMLENLEEASVQTEQEAIETLGERVASGQGKNYQLKRANYVIDRYLLPHLHEDGVDEEDVRINKAYYLCRMAEACFELALDRREEDDKDHYANKRLKVSGDLMKDLFRTALNKLARDVKYQLERANMRNRQLTVNTVVRSDVLTERLEHPIATGNWVGGRSGVSQLVDRTDYMGVLSHLRRLRSPLSRSQPHFEARDLHATQWGRICPSETPEGPNCGLVKNFAQAMELSQNVEDEQGLKRELASMGVEGIPGIEGVERAGPADD encoded by the coding sequence ATGGATCGAGAGACACGCCGAACGGTCTCGCGTGAGTACTTCACGCAGGAACGGCTCGCAGAACACCACTTCCGGTCGTTCAACTCCTTCCTCGGCCGGGGGATGCAGGAAGTGGTCGACGAGAAGGAGACCATCGACACGGACATCGGCGACAAGGAGGGCCAGGAGCCGGTGTACGTCGAGCTGGGGGACGTGCGTGTCACGACTCCACGCGTACGTGAAGCGGACGGCTCCGAGGAACTCCTGTTCCCCCAGGAGGCGCGCCTGCGGAACATCACCTACGCCGCTCCGGTGTTCATGGAGATGTCCATCGTCCGCGGCGGTGAGGAGGAACCGGAGACCGTCGTCAACGAGACGGAGACGAAGGTCGGCCGGATGCCGATCATGGTCGGCTCCCAGAACTGCAACATCGCGGACTTCGACGACGACGAGCTCGTCGAGATCGGCGAGGACCCGGTCGACCCCGGCGGCTACTTCATCGTCAACGGCTCCGAGCGCGTGCTGATGACGAGCGAGGACCTCGCGCCCAACAAGATCCTCGCGGAGTACGACTCGAAGTACGGCGACGAGATCCAGGTTGCCAAGACGTTCTCCCAGCGGCGTGGCTACCGCGCGCTCGTCCTCTGTGAGCGCAACCGAGAGGGGCTGCTGGAGGTGTCGTTCCCGTCCGTCTCCGGCTCGGTGAACTTCGTGACCCTCGTGCGGGCACTCGGCCTGGAGTCCGACGAGGAGATCGTCCACCGCGTCTCCGACGACCCGGAGATCGTGAAGTTCATGCTGGAGAACCTGGAGGAGGCCAGTGTCCAGACGGAACAGGAGGCCATCGAGACGCTGGGCGAACGCGTCGCCTCCGGCCAGGGGAAGAACTACCAGCTCAAGCGCGCCAACTACGTGATCGACCGGTACCTCCTGCCCCACCTCCACGAAGACGGGGTCGACGAGGAGGATGTCCGGATCAACAAGGCGTACTACCTCTGCCGGATGGCCGAGGCGTGTTTCGAACTCGCCTTGGACCGCCGGGAGGAGGACGACAAGGACCACTACGCCAACAAACGGCTGAAGGTCTCTGGCGACCTGATGAAGGACCTGTTCCGGACGGCGCTCAACAAGCTGGCTCGGGACGTGAAGTACCAGCTGGAGCGTGCGAACATGCGGAACCGACAGCTCACCGTGAACACGGTCGTCCGGTCGGACGTGCTGACCGAGCGGCTGGAGCACCCGATCGCCACCGGTAACTGGGTCGGCGGTCGCTCCGGCGTCTCCCAGCTCGTCGACCGGACGGACTACATGGGTGTGTTGTCACACCTCCGACGGCTCCGGTCGCCGTTGTCCCGCAGCCAGCCCCACTTCGAGGCGCGTGACCTCCACGCGACCCAGTGGGGTCGGATCTGTCCCTCCGAGACGCCGGAGGGGCCGAACTGTGGGCTCGTGAAGAACTTCGCGCAGGCGATGGAGCTGTCACAGAACGTCGAGGACGAACAGGGGCTGAAACGAGAACTGGCGTCGATGGGTGTCGAGGGGATCCCCGGCATCGAGGGCGTCGAGCGGGCTGGACCCGCAGACGACTGA
- a CDS encoding ribosome biogenesis/translation initiation ATPase RLI, with protein sequence MADDSIAVVDLDRCQPDRCNYECSNYCPPNRTGKDCITTREERYGQDEPYKGGPDQIWISEEICLGESCGICVDKCPFDAIEIINLPSELEDDPIHRYGENAFGLYGLPVPESGGVTGILGPNGIGKSTAVRMLAGELVPNRGVHDEEASWEAVLERVRGTELQTYVERIIDGEIEVARKPQYVDQIPEQFDGEVQELLRTTDERGVLDETVERLNIETVMDSHIDDISGGELQRVALTATLCRDAEFYFFDEITPYLDVGQRMTAARLVRELADDEDRAVMAVEHDLAILDLLADTLHVTYGEPGAYGVVTDPKSVRNGINEYLSGYLDNENMRIRQEAIEFEEHAPQESTTSRPLLEYPALEKSYGDDAFSLSVDPGTINEGEVLGVVGPNGIGKSTLAKMLAGQLEPTEGSLDTELEIAYKPQYIDIDRQMRVDTFLSSITDEFGTSYWDTEVARPLQLNRLMEQRLTDLSGGERQRVAIAATISEDADLYLLDEPSAHLDVEQRVQATTAIRRYAEHNDATVMVIDHDIYMVDLLADRLMVFDGEPAERGHASEPQGMRDGMNEFLADLDITFRRDERTGRPRINKPGSQLDSQQKRDGEYYYTD encoded by the coding sequence GTGGCGGACGACAGCATCGCGGTCGTGGACTTGGATCGGTGTCAGCCCGACCGTTGTAACTACGAGTGTTCGAACTACTGTCCGCCGAATCGAACTGGAAAGGACTGTATCACCACCCGCGAGGAACGGTACGGGCAGGACGAACCGTACAAGGGCGGACCGGACCAGATCTGGATCTCCGAGGAGATCTGTCTGGGTGAGTCGTGTGGGATCTGTGTCGACAAGTGTCCGTTCGACGCCATCGAGATCATCAACCTCCCGTCGGAGCTGGAAGACGATCCGATCCACCGCTACGGGGAGAACGCGTTCGGACTGTACGGGCTGCCGGTGCCGGAGTCCGGCGGCGTCACGGGTATCCTGGGCCCCAACGGGATCGGGAAGTCGACTGCAGTTCGGATGCTCGCGGGGGAACTCGTCCCGAACCGTGGCGTCCACGACGAGGAGGCCTCCTGGGAGGCCGTGTTGGAACGTGTCCGCGGGACGGAGCTCCAGACGTACGTCGAGCGGATCATCGACGGCGAGATCGAGGTGGCCCGCAAGCCGCAGTACGTCGACCAGATCCCCGAGCAGTTCGACGGCGAGGTGCAGGAGTTGTTGCGGACGACCGACGAACGGGGCGTGTTGGACGAGACCGTCGAACGGCTGAACATCGAGACCGTGATGGACAGTCACATCGACGACATCTCCGGCGGCGAACTCCAACGGGTCGCCCTGACGGCCACCCTCTGTCGAGACGCGGAGTTCTACTTCTTCGACGAGATCACGCCGTACCTGGACGTCGGCCAACGGATGACAGCCGCCCGGCTCGTCCGGGAACTGGCCGACGACGAGGACCGCGCCGTGATGGCCGTCGAACACGATCTCGCCATCCTCGACCTCCTGGCAGACACGCTCCACGTCACCTACGGTGAGCCCGGAGCGTACGGTGTCGTCACGGACCCCAAGTCCGTCCGGAACGGGATCAACGAGTACCTCTCCGGCTACCTCGACAACGAGAACATGCGGATCCGCCAGGAGGCCATCGAGTTCGAAGAACACGCCCCCCAGGAGTCGACGACCAGCCGACCGCTCCTGGAGTACCCCGCCCTGGAGAAGTCGTACGGCGACGACGCCTTCTCCCTGTCCGTCGACCCTGGGACGATCAACGAGGGGGAGGTGCTGGGGGTCGTCGGGCCCAACGGAATCGGGAAGTCGACGCTGGCGAAGATGCTCGCCGGCCAGTTGGAGCCCACAGAGGGGAGTCTCGACACGGAGTTGGAGATCGCCTACAAGCCACAGTACATCGACATCGACCGCCAGATGCGGGTGGACACGTTCCTCTCGTCGATCACCGACGAGTTCGGCACCTCCTACTGGGACACGGAGGTGGCCCGACCGCTCCAACTCAACCGCCTCATGGAGCAACGCCTGACGGACCTCTCGGGCGGGGAACGGCAGCGCGTCGCTATCGCCGCCACCATCTCCGAGGACGCCGACCTCTACCTCTTGGACGAGCCGTCGGCCCACCTCGACGTGGAACAACGGGTCCAGGCGACGACCGCGATCCGACGGTACGCCGAACACAACGACGCGACCGTCATGGTGATCGACCACGACATCTACATGGTCGATCTCCTGGCCGACCGGCTGATGGTGTTCGACGGCGAGCCCGCCGAGCGCGGTCACGCCAGCGAACCCCAGGGGATGCGCGACGGCATGAACGAGTTCCTCGCGGACTTGGACATCACCTTCCGGCGCGACGAACGCACCGGTCGTCCCCGGATCAACAAGCCCGGGTCGCAGCTGGACAGCCAACAGAAGCGCGACGGGGAGTACTACTACACGGACTGA
- a CDS encoding sigma factor-like helix-turn-helix DNA-binding protein translates to MSLTDQTAFDGYRLYHDDQEAFLIGRITDSDSQLTGRPAYYTTASRDVVIGSYDEQRAMVVPETAVDCDSHVIAHNARAFDQLSLEHELSPLGTALRDAWELSQTDVLGVKQAHVYALRDVHEFSRGETATVLGVEPSTVDSHLYAARDSVEDAEQFVETRRRIKP, encoded by the coding sequence ATGTCTCTAACAGATCAGACGGCCTTCGACGGATACAGACTGTACCACGACGATCAGGAGGCGTTCCTGATCGGACGAATCACCGACAGCGACAGCCAACTCACCGGACGGCCGGCCTACTACACCACCGCGTCCAGAGATGTCGTGATCGGTTCGTACGACGAACAGCGTGCGATGGTGGTCCCGGAGACGGCAGTCGACTGTGACAGTCATGTGATTGCTCACAACGCACGCGCCTTCGACCAGTTATCGCTCGAACACGAACTCTCGCCGCTCGGAACGGCGCTGCGAGACGCCTGGGAGCTGTCACAGACAGACGTGTTGGGCGTGAAGCAGGCACACGTCTACGCGCTCCGCGACGTACACGAGTTCAGTCGCGGCGAGACGGCGACCGTGTTGGGAGTCGAGCCGTCCACTGTCGACAGTCACCTGTACGCCGCACGAGACAGTGTCGAGGACGCCGAACAGTTCGTGGAGACACGACGGCGAATCAAGCCGTAA
- a CDS encoding DNA-directed RNA polymerase subunit H has translation MVDVSQHDFVPDHTILDDPDDVEEVLEEYNVKKTDLPKIKRKDPALPRDAEAGDVVRIERDSRTTDTAVVYRLVVE, from the coding sequence ATGGTAGACGTAAGCCAACACGACTTCGTGCCAGACCACACCATCCTCGACGACCCGGACGACGTCGAGGAGGTGTTAGAAGAGTACAACGTGAAGAAGACTGATCTCCCGAAGATCAAGCGGAAGGACCCGGCGCTCCCGCGCGACGCCGAGGCGGGCGACGTGGTCCGTATCGAACGAGACTCCCGAACGACCGACACAGCAGTCGTCTACAGGCTGGTGGTCGAGTGA